A stretch of DNA from Natrinema halophilum:
CAGTTCTCATTCCGGCTGTTTGTTCAGACATTTGGAATAGGTGTATGTCGGATTCGGCCAGCTAAGGGCTTCGAGGAAGGACAGGATGACGATAATAGCAGCATTCGGATACCGTTGCCAGCCGGCCATCGTCGGATCATCGCCGTTGTGCAACCGACGATATGAACGAGTAAATTCGTTGTAGTAGTCGGTTCGCTGAACCGTATCAAACGATTCTTGAAGTCGACTTGCGATCGCCGCCGTTGGAGCATCGTTTGCGAGTTGAAGCAGGAGGCAGCCACCGGGAGTAAGATAATCCAAGAACAGCTCAAGCACCGGTAGCCGATCGTCAGGAGCAAGGTGTGAAAACGTGTGGGTGGAGACGATCATGCCGATTGAATCCTTCTGAAAGATTGGTCGGTGAATATCCGCATGGATCGCAGTGTAGTTCGGATCAGTGGCGAAATCCGCCTTTCCCTGACGGAGCCGGTCACGATCGATATCAACTCCGACGTACTGGTCGGAGCAGAAATATTCGGCATTGGCAAAATGCGAACTCGAGATATCGACTGCGATGTCGAATTTATCACTGTATACTCTGATATCATCGATCAATTTTGAATGGAGATACGTCCGGGCGTAATGAAGCCCGACTTTGTTGAAAAGGCAGTTCCCGAGCTTTTCCTAAAAGCGTGTCCGTCAATTCACTGGCACTCTATGGAGATAATTATGTGTACCGATGATGTCTACCGACTACAATGGAGTCGAAAGCCATTGACCATGTAAGGGAGGCGTTCGACTTGCA
This window harbors:
- a CDS encoding class I SAM-dependent methyltransferase, producing MIDDIRVYSDKFDIAVDISSSHFANAEYFCSDQYVGVDIDRDRLRQGKADFATDPNYTAIHADIHRPIFQKDSIGMIVSTHTFSHLAPDDRLPVLELFLDYLTPGGCLLLQLANDAPTAAIASRLQESFDTVQRTDYYNEFTRSYRRLHNGDDPTMAGWQRYPNAAIIVILSFLEALSWPNPTYTYSKCLNKQPE